In the genome of Streptomyces sp. Q6, the window ACGCCGACGACCAGGAGCACCGTGCCGAGCAGCGGGTAGCCGGTCGACTGGCTCAGTGTCGTGAGCGCCGCGAGGGCCAGGCCCACCGCGGCGAGGCCGCCCGCGACGACGGACCGTACGGAGAAGCGGCGCGCGACCGTACCGGCCACCAGACCGGCGGCCACCGCTCCCACGGCGGCCGGGAGTTCGGCCAGTCCCGCCTCGAACGGCTCGCGTCCCTGGACCAGTTGGAGGAACTGGGACAGGAAGAAGACCAGGCCCGACAGGCCGAGGATCGTCAGCAGGTCGGCGAGGACCGCTCCCGAGAAGCCGCGGTGGCGGAACAGACGCATGTCCAACAGGGGCGAGGGAAGCGTGAGTTGGCGGCGCACGAAGTACGTCAGTGCCGCGACGCCGATGACCGCCGACACCGCGACGTTTCCCTGGATGCCGTGTGCGGCCGCTTCCTTGACGGCGTAGACGACACCGATCATGCCGAGCAGGGAGAGGACGACGCTCATCAGGTCCCAGGGGCCGTGCACCGGGTTCTTCGACTCGGGGATGAGCTTCACGCCGACGACGACCAGGACCGCCATCACGGGCAGGTTGATGAGGAAGACCGAGCCCCACCAGAAGTGTTCGAGCAGGAAACCGCCGACGACCGGGCCGACCGCCGCGCCGGCCGAGGCCATGGCGCCCCAGATGCCGACGGCGAGGGACCGCTCGCGCGGGTCGTGGAAGATGTTGCGGATCAGGGCGAGGGTCGACGGCATCAGCGTCGCACCGGCCACGCCGAGCAGGGCCCGCGCCAGGATCATCATCTCCGGCGTCGTGGCGTAGGCGTTGAGCACCGAGACGGCGCCGAACGCGACCGCGCCGGTCAGCAGCAGCTTCTTGCGGCCGATGCGGTCGCCGAGGCTGCCCATCGAGACGAGCAGACCGGCGATGACGAACGAGTAGACGTCGCCGATCCACAGGAGCTGGGTGCCGGAGGGCTTCAGGTCCTCGCTGATGTACGGGGTCGCGAGGCCGAGGACGGTGGCGTCCACGGCGACGAGCAGCACGGCGAGCACGAGGACGGAGAGGGCGAGCCACCGTCCGGGGCGTGCCACCTCCGTCGCCGGGGTGCCCTGGTGTGTGCTGGTCATGGTTCCACGCTCCGTCGTACGCCGCCGAGCAGCAGCTCGGTGATCATGAATGGGAAGTCGTTCGCCGCCACGCGGCCGTCCATGACGGCCCAGGCGCCGCTGCCGATGAGGCCGTACAGGGCCTCGGTCAGCCAGGCGGGTGTCAGGTCGATGCGGAACTCGCCGCTCTCCTGGCCGCGCCGGAACAGGGCTCCGATGCGGGCGTCCAGGCGCGCCCAGCCCTCGTTCTGCCCCTCGCCCTCGAAGAGCTGGTTCTCGGTGACGAGGAAGGCGAGCAGCGGGGCTGACGGTTCGATCGCCCCGACGAGGCGGCGCAGCGCGTCCGCGGCCGGGCCGTCCTCCAGACGGGCGCGATCGAGCGCGGCGTCGCACTCCTGGATACCGAGGTCCTCCAGGGCGCGGACGAGGGCGTCACGGCCCGCGAAGTGGCGGTGGAGGGTGGCGCGACTGATGCCCGCGGCCCGCGCGACCTCGTCCATCGTGGCCGTGGACTTGCGGGTGAGCAGGGCGGCGGCGCTGCGCAGCATCTGTTCGCGATCGACTGACATGAGACAAGAGTAGACCGGATGAGACATTGATGTCTCATTCTTAAGGGGGAGATGAGCGGGAACGAGCCGGAATCGGCCGCAGGTGACTCCGGTGGCCGGGCGCCTCACCCGGTGTTACGACTGTCGGAACGTTCAGGTCTCCGGGAGGTACGGGCATGGGGTGCTGCATCTTCGCGGCGATGGCGGCGATCGGACCACGGGTCGCGCTGGTGATCACCTGGCTGTTCACCCATCTCGTGGACCGCGCGTTCAACGGGGTCCTGCTGCCGCTGCTCGGTCTGATCCTGCTGCCGTGGACGACCCTGGGTTACGTCTTCGCGTACGCGCCCGTCGTCGGCGTCGGCGGCATCGGCTGGATCGTGGTGCTGTGCGGGCTGCTGCTCGATCTGTCGAGCTACGGGGGCGGGGCGCGGGCGCGCCGCTGAGCGTGGTGCGCGCCCTGGGCGAACGGGGTCACCGGGTCACCGAGTCACCGAGTCACCGAGTCACCGAGTCACCGAGTCACCGAGTCACCGAGTCACCGAGTCACCGAGTCACCGAGTCACCGAGTCACCGAGTCCAGGCTGCGTCGCTCAATGCTGCTGACACCTCCTGGGTGTAGCGGGCGCAGGCCAGCCACGTACGGGCGAACGCGCCCTCGTCGGCCGGGGCGAGACGGCCGAACGCGTCGCGGCCCCGGTCGGCCGCCGCGCGGTGCAGCGCGTCGAGAAGCTCGGCCGCCGTGGGCAGTCCGGCCTTGCGCAGCGCCGCCGCCTCGGCATCCGGGCGGACCAGGGTCAGGGCGCGGCGGCCCGCGATCACCGCCTGGTCGACACGGCGGCGCAGAGGGTGGGTGGGGGCGGATGGCATCGGCATGGGCATCGGGGGCGGGGAGGAAACCGTGGGCGTCGGCTCGGTCGCGGGGACGTCCGCGCGCCCGAGGCGGTCCAGACCCAGGTCGTGCGTCGCGCCGGAGGGCAGACGGATGGCGAGGAGGGTCGCACGGGCGTGGGCGGCCGGGATGAGGCGAGCGATGACGCGCAGGCGGGTGCCGGGGGCGGCGGCGAGCAGGGCGAGGTTGTCCCGGTGGGCGAAGGTGGGGTCGTCGTGCGCGGCGGTGAGCCGTATGACGACACCGTCGCCGCCGGGGATGCCGCTGACGCCGCTGACGCCGGGGATGCCGGGGATGCCGGGGATGCCATCGATTCCAGTTGCTGCATGGCCTCCGACGGCTCCGGTGACTCCGACGGCTCCGGTGGCTCCAGTGGCTCCGGTGACTCCGACGGCTCCGACGGCTCCGACGGCTCCGACGGCTCCGACGGCTCCGACGGCTCCGGTGGCTCCGGTGACTGCGTCGCATGTTGCGATCAGGCAGTCGCCGCCTCGCTCGCGCGCGACGCCGCGCAGTGTCACGTCCAGGAAGAGGAGGCCGTGCGGTGAAGTGCGGGCTCGGGCGGCCTGTTCGGCGACGGGGACGGACCACAGCGCGGCGAGCGGCTGCTCGGTCCAGTCGGCGCCGCGGGCGCGGGCCGCCTGCACGGCCTGTCCCGCGCCGAGTCTTCCGTCCGGCGCCACCGTCGCACCGGAGACGGTCAGGCCGGCCCGGGACAGTTCGCGCGGGGTGAGGGATGTGTCGCCGAGCCGGATCGCGCGGTCGGCGACGGCGCGGGCCCGGGTCGCGGTACCGGGGGCGATGTCCGTGACCGTGTGGAGGCGTCCGTCGGCGTCGGCGGTCCAGGTGACGCAGCCCGCGTGCCCGGAGGCGGTCAGGACGGGTTCCGTGAACAGCCCGTACAGGCGCAGCGAGCCCGCTGGGGTGTAGGTGCGGCGGGACGCGCCGCGTGCCGCGTCGTCGCCGGGGTCCCGGGTCAGGGCGTGGGTGGTGGCGAGCAACTCGGTGAGCGCGTCGGCCAGTTCGGCGGTGCGGTGCGCCGGGTCCGCGGCGCGGGCGGCCCGGACGCCGTTCACCACCCGGATCGCGGCGGCCGCCGGGCGGTGCAGTCCGGCGACCTTGCCGACGTGGGCGGCGCGCAGCAGATCCGCCTGCGAGACGGCTCCGGCGCCGTCGACTCCCGCGTCGAGCAGACGGGACGCGGATCGCCAGAGGGCGTGGGCGGCTTCGGTGGATCGAGCGACTTGGGAGGGAGGAGCGGCCGGGGCGGCTGAGCGAGCCGTTCCCGGGGTGTGCTCGGGGCTTTCGGGCTCCGGGAGTTCGACGGGAGCGGGGGCGGGGGCCGGCTCGGTGGTGGTCTCCGCCACCGGCGCGAGCGTGACCGCCGCCGCGCGGTGGACGCACGCCGGGGACAACAGGCAGTCGCAACGGACCGCGTCCGGCGAGGTCACGGTGCCGTCCGGCGCGTGGAGTTCGACGGTCGTCCCGTCGTCCACGGCGATCCGGTGCACGCCGGAGTCGGGGTCGGCCGTGTGCGGGCGGGCCGCGAGCTTGGCCGCGGCCGCGTCCAGTCGTTTGCGCAGCCGGGGCGTGAGCGCGGCGACGATCTCCCCGGTGACCTCGGGCTGGACGGGCGGCAACGTGGTCGACATCGTCATCGGATCTTCTCCCCCACCCATCGGGCGAGTTCCAGCGGGCTGAGGGCGGCCACCGGCATTCCGGCGGCGACGAGTCGGCTCGCCGTGCCCGTCGAGTACCGCGGGCGTCCCGCGTCGTCGAGGCTCGCGCAGCCGAGCACATGGCATCCCGCGCCGACGAGTTCACGTACTTCCCCGAGGAGCCCGCCGAGCGGGTAGCCCTCCTCGAAGTCGCTGATCACCACCACGAGCGTGCGCGAGGGCACGGTCACCAGGCGGCGGGCGTGGCGCAGGCCGGCCGCGATGTGCGTACCGCCGCCGACGCGCGTCTCGAGGAGCAGGGCGAGCGGATC includes:
- a CDS encoding MFS transporter; translation: MTSTHQGTPATEVARPGRWLALSVLVLAVLLVAVDATVLGLATPYISEDLKPSGTQLLWIGDVYSFVIAGLLVSMGSLGDRIGRKKLLLTGAVAFGAVSVLNAYATTPEMMILARALLGVAGATLMPSTLALIRNIFHDPRERSLAVGIWGAMASAGAAVGPVVGGFLLEHFWWGSVFLINLPVMAVLVVVGVKLIPESKNPVHGPWDLMSVVLSLLGMIGVVYAVKEAAAHGIQGNVAVSAVIGVAALTYFVRRQLTLPSPLLDMRLFRHRGFSGAVLADLLTILGLSGLVFFLSQFLQLVQGREPFEAGLAELPAAVGAVAAGLVAGTVARRFSVRSVVAGGLAAVGLALAALTTLSQSTGYPLLGTVLLVVGVGAGFSFTVTADVILSSVPKEQAGSASAVSETAYELGAALGIAVLGSIVTGVYAGFTAPPGTPSDVASAAHESLGGAVDAAGALPAAQAQELLTSAQTAFVDGLQVAAGVGAAVLLATAVAAWFLLRGQRLEQ
- a CDS encoding helix-turn-helix domain-containing protein, coding for MSVDREQMLRSAAALLTRKSTATMDEVARAAGISRATLHRHFAGRDALVRALEDLGIQECDAALDRARLEDGPAADALRRLVGAIEPSAPLLAFLVTENQLFEGEGQNEGWARLDARIGALFRRGQESGEFRIDLTPAWLTEALYGLIGSGAWAVMDGRVAANDFPFMITELLLGGVRRSVEP